The Listeria sp. PSOL-1 genome includes a region encoding these proteins:
- a CDS encoding YutD-like domain-containing protein, which yields MIKIGGHEYELIENYRDCYNEEKLTERYSDILGRYDYIVGDWGYDELRLKGFFDDANRKASYDNKISTLKEYLYEYCNFGCAYFVLKKVKQKG from the coding sequence TTGATTAAAATTGGTGGACATGAATATGAACTTATTGAGAATTACCGTGACTGCTACAATGAAGAAAAATTAACAGAAAGATACAGCGATATTCTTGGGAGATATGATTACATTGTTGGCGACTGGGGATATGATGAGCTTAGACTTAAAGGCTTTTTTGATGATGCAAACCGAAAAGCAAGCTATGACAACAAGATTAGTACACTTAAAGAATATCTCTATGAATATTGCAATTTTGGTTGTGCTTATTTTGTCTTGAAGAAAGTAAAACAAAAGGGGTAG
- a CDS encoding TIGR01457 family HAD-type hydrolase → MKSYQAYLIDLDGTMYRGENVIPEAIQFIKRLNEKGIPYLFVTNNSASTPEEIATKLKKMNIEAEAKHIFTSSLATAEFMAKQGLRKTVYPIGENGLITALEEKGFQITKDHPAFVVVGLDRSLTYEKLALAALAVRNGATFISTNADAAIPTERGLLPGNGSITALVATTTETKPIFIGKPEGIIMEQALLALGVAKEEAVMIGDNYETDILAGIRLGMDTAIVHTGFTSKEALKTKQLQPTYSIGTLAEWQFD, encoded by the coding sequence ATGAAATCTTATCAAGCCTATTTGATCGATTTAGATGGCACAATGTATCGCGGGGAAAATGTTATTCCTGAAGCTATTCAATTTATTAAAAGATTAAATGAAAAAGGAATTCCATACCTTTTTGTAACCAATAATTCAGCAAGTACGCCTGAAGAGATTGCCACTAAACTTAAGAAAATGAATATTGAAGCAGAAGCGAAACATATTTTCACTTCTTCTCTTGCAACTGCTGAATTTATGGCGAAACAAGGACTTAGAAAAACGGTTTATCCAATTGGAGAAAATGGTTTAATTACAGCATTAGAGGAAAAGGGATTTCAAATAACAAAAGATCATCCCGCATTTGTTGTTGTTGGACTAGATCGTTCTTTGACTTATGAAAAACTTGCACTTGCAGCACTTGCTGTTCGAAATGGTGCGACTTTTATTTCTACGAATGCTGATGCTGCTATACCAACTGAACGAGGCCTTTTACCTGGAAATGGTTCCATCACAGCACTTGTAGCTACTACAACAGAAACCAAGCCGATTTTTATTGGCAAACCAGAGGGTATTATTATGGAACAAGCATTGCTTGCACTAGGTGTAGCGAAGGAAGAAGCGGTTATGATTGGTGATAATTATGAGACGGATATTTTAGCAGGGATTCGACTTGGCATGGATACAGCGATCGTTCATACAGGTTTTACTTCCAAAGAAGCCCTTAAAACAAAACAACTTCAACCAACGTATTCAATCGGTACATTAGCAGAATGGCAGTTTGATTAA